Proteins from a genomic interval of Danio rerio strain Tuebingen ecotype United States chromosome 4, GRCz12tu, whole genome shotgun sequence:
- the cdhr5-rs gene encoding cadherin-related family member 5 isoform X1 produces MLTPWRLFLCQMALNIFYHIAKASLCLGGQDIFATVRENSPTGEFIANLSINGDPAGASSIRLCLTGENADWFYLEGRTIRLNSSFSRALDREVLGSVLIAALTCYENEIIRGRYRIMVEILNENDNMPHFIEDTIQPRYISELLSVNSMVFTVKARDVDGDTITYMVDKSTNCVPLIKTDASYFRIDLPNSGMVILDKPLDYETKTQLQVVIYAVETSTKEKYSTTATVTVNVLDGDDQYPQFQPCAPVYEDGDHNICTNPVYSVNITETDEDAVLYFSPGPILAEDGDKNILTPLVYSILSGDDNGRFTIDSKTGEITLRHRVENRLLTPSFRLRIMAAQVNDPKKYSVATALIHVLSENRFPPFFNKTVYKGFLIESSSPATLVTTYGNQVLLVQAIDRDFRDGINPKLRYTMQPLTGSSKLYHITQDGIVIAKTDRLRAFDRHILEVIATDEESGEAAHASVDIEVLQRGQPVPRSPFGEERLFGDMHAGMAGGIAAVVFIVAVLALFLFLWLAKRRRERRDPVERGAVALGKHPNVSLRWFQQVNSGCPISLIEDASYHNPAYVDHENSNDLYTIKEDILHLPNRIYEHDNPMQDMLPILVLPEMTTVNLSSSAVSNGKGFSKSVSFKDEDKTVAKNDDRQIVVVCNQMETRADVLVSVTQQEISENPIGKEDMCMCPNTSVRPREEYIVAHAAEDYDNDDDNNPYKNMASVIYSSEDEDMADDEPNDLRRYYKHGQNQISVERMKAVGLQREDSDESQA; encoded by the exons ATGTTGACACCATGGAGattgttcctctgccagatggCACTGAACATATTCTATCACATCGCAAAAG CCAGTTTATGCCTTGGTGGTCAGGATATATTTGCCACGGTCAGAGAGAACAGTCCCACTGGAGAGTTCATAGCCAACCTCAGTATAAACGGAGACCCTGCAGGAGCCAGCAGCATCCGGCTCTGTCTCACAGGTGAAAATGCAGACTGGTTTTACCTTGAAGGCCGAACAATCCGACTCAACTCTTCGTTTTCAAGGGCCTTGGATCGAGAG GTTTTGGGGTCCGTCCTGATAGCTGCATTGACATGTtatgaaaatgaaattataaGG GGTCGATATCGAATCATGGTGGAGATACTGAACGAAAACGACAACATGCCACATTTCATTGAAGACACCATTCAACCACGATATATAAGTGAG CTGCTGTCTGTAAACTCGATGGTGTTCACAGTGAAAGCCAGAGATGTCGATGGAGACACCATCACTTACATGGTCGACAAATCTACA AACTGTGTGCCTCTCATTAAGACTGATGCCAGCTATTTTAGGATCGATCTGCCTAACAGCGGGATGGTGATCCTGGATAAACCTTTGGACTATGAGACTAAAACTCAGCTGCAGGTGGTCATCTATGCTGTG GAAACAAGTACAAAAGAGAAGTACAGCACAACAGCCACCGTCACTGTGAACGTCCTAGACGGTGATGACCAGTATCCACAGTTTCAACCATGTGCACCTGTTTATGAAGACGGAGATCATAATATTTGCACCAACCCTGTGTACAGTGTCAACATCACGGAAACGGATGAG GATGCTGTGCTTTATTTTTCTCCGGGTCCCATTCTTGCTGAAGACGGAGACAAGAACATACTGACCCCTCTAGTCTACAGCATTCTGTCAG GTGATGATAATGGCAGGTTTACAATCGACTCGAAAACAGGAGAGATCACTCTACGGCACCGTGTGGAAAACAGACTCCTCACCCCTTCATTTAGGCTCCGAATAATG GCTGCGCAGGTTAATGACCCTAAGAAGTATTCGGTGGCGACGGCACTGATACATGTGTTGTCAGAGAACAGATTTCCTCCATTCTTCAACAAGACCGTCTATAAAGGGTTCCTCATCGAGAGCTCGAGTCCTGCTACACTGGTCACTACCTACGGGAACCAAGTCCTACTGGTCCAGGCCATCGACAGAGACTTCAGAGAT GGAATTAACCCCAAATTACGTTATACAATGCAGCCCTTGACAGGTAGCAGTAAACTGTATCACATAACCCAGGATGGCATCGTGATTGCTAAGACAGATCGGCTCAGAGCATTTGACCGACACATCCTAGAG GTTATTGCAACAGATGAAGAGTCAGGCGAGGCAGCCCATGCTTCGGTAGACATTGAAGTTTTGCAGAGAGGACAACCAG TTCCCAGAAGTCCATTTGGAGAGGAGCGACTGTTTGGAGATATGCATGCTGGGATGGCCGGTGGCATCGCTGCCGTTGTTTTCATAGTGGCTGTGTTGGCCCTGTTTCTCTTCCTCTGGCTGGCCAAGAGGCGAAGAGAGAGGCGGGATCCAGTGGAAAGGGGTGCTGTAGCTCTTGGGAAGCACCCAAATGTG AGCTTAAGATGGTTTCAGCAG GTCAATTCAGGATGTCCCATATCGCTAATAGAGGACGCCTCCTACCACAACCCTGCATACGTTGACCATGAAAACTCCAATGATTTATACACCATAAAAGAAGACATACTTCATCTACCAAACAGGATATATGAACACGACAACCCAATGCAAGACATGCTGCCCATCCTGGTGCTTCCAGAAATGACCACTGTAAACCTCTCATCTTCAGCTGTGAGCAATGGAAAAGGTTTTTCAAAATCAGTCTCATTTAAAGATGAGGACAAAACGGTGGCCAAAAATGATGACAgacaaattgtggttgtgtgtaatCAAATGGAGACCAGAGCAGATGTTTTAGTGTCTGTTACACAGCAGGAAATTTCTGAGAATCCTATAGGAAAGGAGGATATGTGTATGTGTCCAAATACATCTGTAAGGCCCAGAGAGGAATATATAGTCGCTCATGCTGCTGAGGATTATGATAACGATGATGACAATAATCCATATAAGAACATGGCCTCTGTTATTTACAGCAGTGAGGACGAAGATATGGCAGACGATGAGCCAAATGATTTAAGGCGCTATTATAAACATGGGCAAAACCAGATTTCTGTGGAGCGCATGAAGGCTGTCGGATTGCAGAGGGAGGACTCAGATGAATCGCAAGCATGA
- the cdhr5-rs gene encoding uncharacterized protein cdhr5-rs isoform X11, whose product MVILDKPLDYETKTQLQVVIYAVETSTKEKYSTTATVTVNVLDGDDQYPQFQPCAPVYEDGDHNICTNPVYSVNITETDEDAVLYFSPGPILAEDGDKNILTPLVYSILSGDDNGRFTIDSKTGEITLRHRVENRLLTPSFRLRIMAAQVNDPKKYSVATALIHVLSENRFPPFFNKTVYKGFLIESSSPATLVTTYGNQVLLVQAIDRDFRDPLTGSSKLYHITQDGIVIAKTDRLRAFDRHILEVIATDEESGEAAHASVDIEVLQRGQPVPRSPFGEERLFGDMHAGMAGGIAAVVFIVAVLALFLFLWLAKRRRERRDPVERGAVALGKHPNVSLRWFQQVNSGCPISLIEDASYHNPAYVDHENSNDLYTIKEDILHLPNRIYEHDNPMQDMLPILVLPEMTTVNLSSSAVSNGKGFSKSVSFKDEDKTVAKNDDRQIVVVCNQMETRADVLVSVTQQEISENPIGKEDMCMCPNTSVRPREEYIVAHAAEDYDNDDDNNPYKNMASVIYSSEDEDMADDEPNDLRRYYKHGQNQISVERMKAVGLQREDSDESQA is encoded by the exons ATGGTGATCCTGGATAAACCTTTGGACTATGAGACTAAAACTCAGCTGCAGGTGGTCATCTATGCTGTG GAAACAAGTACAAAAGAGAAGTACAGCACAACAGCCACCGTCACTGTGAACGTCCTAGACGGTGATGACCAGTATCCACAGTTTCAACCATGTGCACCTGTTTATGAAGACGGAGATCATAATATTTGCACCAACCCTGTGTACAGTGTCAACATCACGGAAACGGATGAG GATGCTGTGCTTTATTTTTCTCCGGGTCCCATTCTTGCTGAAGACGGAGACAAGAACATACTGACCCCTCTAGTCTACAGCATTCTGTCAG GTGATGATAATGGCAGGTTTACAATCGACTCGAAAACAGGAGAGATCACTCTACGGCACCGTGTGGAAAACAGACTCCTCACCCCTTCATTTAGGCTCCGAATAATG GCTGCGCAGGTTAATGACCCTAAGAAGTATTCGGTGGCGACGGCACTGATACATGTGTTGTCAGAGAACAGATTTCCTCCATTCTTCAACAAGACCGTCTATAAAGGGTTCCTCATCGAGAGCTCGAGTCCTGCTACACTGGTCACTACCTACGGGAACCAAGTCCTACTGGTCCAGGCCATCGACAGAGACTTCAGAGAT CCCTTGACAGGTAGCAGTAAACTGTATCACATAACCCAGGATGGCATCGTGATTGCTAAGACAGATCGGCTCAGAGCATTTGACCGACACATCCTAGAG GTTATTGCAACAGATGAAGAGTCAGGCGAGGCAGCCCATGCTTCGGTAGACATTGAAGTTTTGCAGAGAGGACAACCAG TTCCCAGAAGTCCATTTGGAGAGGAGCGACTGTTTGGAGATATGCATGCTGGGATGGCCGGTGGCATCGCTGCCGTTGTTTTCATAGTGGCTGTGTTGGCCCTGTTTCTCTTCCTCTGGCTGGCCAAGAGGCGAAGAGAGAGGCGGGATCCAGTGGAAAGGGGTGCTGTAGCTCTTGGGAAGCACCCAAATGTG AGCTTAAGATGGTTTCAGCAG GTCAATTCAGGATGTCCCATATCGCTAATAGAGGACGCCTCCTACCACAACCCTGCATACGTTGACCATGAAAACTCCAATGATTTATACACCATAAAAGAAGACATACTTCATCTACCAAACAGGATATATGAACACGACAACCCAATGCAAGACATGCTGCCCATCCTGGTGCTTCCAGAAATGACCACTGTAAACCTCTCATCTTCAGCTGTGAGCAATGGAAAAGGTTTTTCAAAATCAGTCTCATTTAAAGATGAGGACAAAACGGTGGCCAAAAATGATGACAgacaaattgtggttgtgtgtaatCAAATGGAGACCAGAGCAGATGTTTTAGTGTCTGTTACACAGCAGGAAATTTCTGAGAATCCTATAGGAAAGGAGGATATGTGTATGTGTCCAAATACATCTGTAAGGCCCAGAGAGGAATATATAGTCGCTCATGCTGCTGAGGATTATGATAACGATGATGACAATAATCCATATAAGAACATGGCCTCTGTTATTTACAGCAGTGAGGACGAAGATATGGCAGACGATGAGCCAAATGATTTAAGGCGCTATTATAAACATGGGCAAAACCAGATTTCTGTGGAGCGCATGAAGGCTGTCGGATTGCAGAGGGAGGACTCAGATGAATCGCAAGCATGA